From Leptodactylus fuscus isolate aLepFus1 chromosome 11, aLepFus1.hap2, whole genome shotgun sequence, one genomic window encodes:
- the P2RY4 gene encoding P2Y purinoceptor 4, with protein MDHFDTTTSHPSILPQDEANQTDICVFNEEFKFILLPVSYSAVFIIGLPLNLAAIWIFLAKMRPWTPTTIYMFNLALSDTLYLMSLPTLIHYYADRNNWPFGEPLCKTIRFLFYTNLYCSILFLTCISVHRYMGVCHPLFSLHRMKARYAYMLCVGVWLSVSACLIPNLIFVAVSPRGNETICHDTTLPEEFEHYVEYSTAVMSLLFGLPCLVIAVCYGLMARELMKPIQSGCRRTMPSYKKRSIKTIVMVLTVFIICFLPFHITRTMYYYSRLLDANCQLLNVINLVYKITRPLASANSCFDPVLYFMASDNYQKRLSLALKKLSCTCFRRPPTNQPGTLPPKKPTSLAVVSAEANNANGRLGDVFAVKEEDGQGNNTDQGESAQKRNVHRTKEKPGTTKSHKDNIEKNIESRIYAILTIGDHQSDHRKGGRECMESINAKNCQQINKIEWRKNKQKSERKKSIGERRTGRGLRKTKSLEKPSEDNSYEVDSGSSWNLLDSIHQDIQCVWSDPNEDTAGERGLQSLPNM; from the coding sequence ATGGATCATTTCGATACAACTACGTCTCATCCATCCATCCTCCCGCAGGATGAAGCTAACCAGACAGACATCTGCGTCTTCAATGAGGAGTTTAAGTTTATTTTGCTGCCGGTGTCTTACAGCGCAGTCTTTATCATTGGTTTGCCATTAAATCTCGCAGCCATATGGATTTTCCTTGCCAAGATGCGTCCATGGACCCCTACGACCATTTATATGTTTAATCTGGCCCTATCTGACACATTGTATCTGATGTCCCTTCCCACTCTGATCCATTACTATGCTGATCGCAACAACTGGCCCTTTGGGGAGCCATTATGCAAAACTATACGCTTTCTTTTCTACACCAACTTGTACTGCAGTATCCTATTCCTCACCTGTATCAGCGTTCACCGCTATATGGGCGTCTGCCACCCGCTTTTTTCTTTGCATAGGATGAAGGCGAGATATGCCTATATGTTATGTGTTGGGGTATGGCTGTCAGTCAGTGCCTGTCTGATACCGAATCTTATCTTCGTTGCCGTCAGCCCCAGAGGTAATGAGACGATATGCCATGACACGACACTGCCGGAGGAGTTTGAGCACTACGTTGAGTATAGTACAGCTGTTATGAGCCTTCTGTTTGGTTTACCTTGCCTTGTGATTGCCGTCTGCTATGGACTTATGGCGAGAGAGTTAATGAAACCAATACAAAGTGGTTGTCGTAGGACAATGCCCTCCTATAAGAAAAGATCCATCAAAACCATTGTTATGGTCCTTACAGTCTTTATCATTTGTTTCCTGCCATTTCATATTACCCGTACAATGTATTACTATTCTCGACTACTAGATGCAAATTGTCAGCTACTCAATGTGATAAATTTAGTATACAAGATAACTCGCCCTTTGGCCAGCGCCAATAGCTGTTTTGACCCCGTCTTGTACTTCATGGCCAGTGACAATTATCAGAAGAGACTGAGTTTAGCTCTGAAAAAACTCTCATGTACATGTTTTAGACGTCCCCCTACTAACCAGCCGGGGACCCTGCCACCCAAAAAACCAACCAGTCTAGCAGTTGTTTCGGCAGAAGCCAATAACGCCAATGGTAGATTGGGAGATGTCTTCGCTGTCAAGGAGGAAGATGGGCAGGGAAATAATACAGACCAGGGGGAAAGTGCCCAGAAAAGGAATGTCCATCGAACCAAGGAAAAGCCTGGGACAACTAAAAGCCATAAAGACAACATAGAGAAAAACATTGAGAGTAGAATATATGCTATACTCACTATAGGCGACCATCAAAGCGACCACAGGAAAGGTGGAAGGGAATGTATGGAAagcataaatgcaaaaaattgccAGCAAATTAATAAAATTGAATGgagaaaaaataagcaaaaatcaGAGAGAAAGAAAAGCATCGGAGAACGCAGAACTGGAAGGGGTTTGAGAAAaacaaaaagtttggagaagcCAAGTGAAGACAACTCCTATGAAGTAGACAGCGGCTCATCCTGGAACTTACTGGACTCCATTCACCaggatatacagtgtgtgtggtcTGATCCCAACGAGGACACGGCCGGGGAAAGGGGGCTGCAAAGCCTTCCAAATATGTGA
- the LOC142184780 gene encoding diacylglycerol O-acyltransferase 2-like, with protein MKTIIAAYSRDLQGSRITLRSALQSLSAAITPPQAQLRSCIQLFSIIQWIFSFLLMGFMCLVVFIFLFFTHLWPISAMYFSWILLDWDTPETEGRRSEWVRNWSVWNYFRDYFPIQLVKMHNLPPGRNYIIGSHPHGILCIGAFCNFVTESTGFSQKFPGIRPHLATLAGNFRMPILREYLMSGGLCPVNQKSIGYTLSQKGRGNAVVIVVGGAAESLSCQPGVTTLILSRRRGFVRLALEHGADLVPSFSFGETDLYNQVHFSEGSFLRAAQCKFQKVFGFAPCFFYGRGLTSSKSKGFIPYPRPVTTVVGEPVTVPQIKDPSPEVVDRYHNMYKCSLLKLFHEHKTKYGLGENAELRIL; from the exons ATGAAAACCATCATAGCTGCGTATTCCAGGGATCTGCAAG GAAGCAGAATTACCCTGCGCTCGGCACTACAGTCTCTGTCCGCTGCCATTACCCCACCCCAAGCACAGCTCCGATCATGTATACAACTGTTCTCTATCATTCAATGGATATTCTCCTTTTTACTGATGG GGTTCATGTGTCTTGTGGTATTCATCTTTCTCTTCTTCACACATCTCTGGCCCATATCTGCCATGTACTTCAGCTGGATCTTATTGGATTGGGACACACCAGAAACAG AGGGTCGACGTAGTGAATGGGTGCGGAATTGGTCTGTCTGGAACTATTTTCGGGACTATTTTCCTATACAG CTTGTGAAGATGCACAATCTCCCTCCAGGACGTAATTACATTATTGGTTCACATCCTCATGGGATTCTGTGCATTGGAGCATTTTGTAATTTTGTCACAGAATCTACTGGATTCTCTCAGAAATTCCCTGGAATTCGGCCTCACCTGGCGACACTTGCAGGAAATTTCCGAATGCCCATATTACGGGAATACCTAATGAGTGGAG GATTGTGTCCAGTGAATCAAAAGTCCATAGGATATACTTTATCTCAGAAGGGGCGTGGTAATGCTGTTGTTATAGTCGTAGGTGGCGCTGCTGAGTCATTGTCCTGTCAACCCGGGGTCACAACATTAATCCTAAGTAGGAGAAGGGGCTTCGTGCGACTAGCACTTGAACACGG GGCAGACCTGGTCCCATCCTTCTCTTTTGGGGAGACTGACTTGTATAACCAAGTCCATTTCTCAGAGGGGAGTTTTCTTCGTGCAGCTCAATGCAAATTCCAGAAAGTTTTTGGGTTTGCTCCTTGTTTTTTCTATGGTCGAGGCTTAACATCATCCAAATCCAAAGGTTTTATCCCTTACCCTAGGCCGGTAACAACTGTGG TTGGAGAGCCAGTCACTGTGCCCCAGATCAAGGACCCGAGCCCGGAGGTTGTGGATCGATATCACAACATGTACAAATGTTCTTTGCTGAAACTTTTCCATGAGCACAAGACCAAGTACGGGCTTGGAGAGAACGCGGAGCTGCGCATCTTGTGA